ACCAATGGGGTCCGCGTCGTGCCGGGCGGCCTTACCCGCGTCGCGCTCGAAGCAGGATCGCTGGTCGTCAATTCGAGCCAGGGAGGCGGCACGAAGGACACGTGGATCGTCGATGATCCGGCGCCGGTGCGGGCCTTGGATTCGATGGTTCTCGGCGCGGCCGAGCAAGTGCTGGTGCCATATGGCTTGAGCCAGAATCAATGACTGAAGTGCCGGTCCGATACAGCCCATCGACTCTATATCGAAGACCAATCGCATATGCTTTATAAGCGAAGGCGAACCAGCTTCGCCGTGACGCGCGTGCTTGAGCAGGAGGATCATGCTTTCACGGACCGCAGATAGCCTCTATTGGTTTGCACGCTACATGGAGCGCGCCGATTTTCTGGCGCGCATCGTCGAGGCGACACGGCGTTTGGCAGCGCTGCCTAATATTTATGCAGGTTCTGGCACGGAATGGGAAAGCGCGCTCGAAGCCTCGGGGGCTGCCGCGGGATTTCGCAAGATCCATTCGGTCGTCAGTGAAGCCGAAGCGGTCGATTATCTGACGTTCGCGCCGGATAATCCGTCATCGATCCGCAATTGCATCGAACTCGCTCGGACCAATGCGCGCTCCATCCGCACGGCTTTGACCGCGGAAATGTGGGACGTGATCAACAGCACCTGGATCGAGCTTAAGCGTTACGAGAAAAGCAACATCGGGCGCGGCCGTTATGACCGGGAAGAATCGACTTACTTTCTGGAATTCGTCAAAAAAGCTTCGCTTGATTACGACGGCTCGGCGCATCGCACCATGCTGCGCAATGACAGCTATTGGTTTTCCCGTGTCGGTCTCTATATCGAGCGCGCCGACAATACAGCCCGCATTCTCGATGTAAAATATAACATTCTGCTGCCTGAAACGGAAAGCGTCGGCGGCTCGCTCGATTATTTCCAATGGGCCGCAATTCTCCGCGCCGTTTCAGCGTTGACCGCCTATCATTGGGTCTATCGCGAGAGCTTGAAACCCTGGCTTATTGCCGATTTGCTCATATTGCGGCCGGAAATGCCGCGTTCCCTCATCGGCTGCTATGAGAATATCGTCCGCTTCCTCGATGAAATCGCGCAAGCCTATGGCGCGCGCGGCCCGGCGCAGGAGCATGCGCATCGGGTGATGACGCGGCTGCAAAATGCATCGACCAAGGAAATTTTCGAACGCGGGCTGCACGAGTTCATCACGGCCTTCGTCGAAGATAACACGAAGCTCGGCACGACGATCTGCGAACAATATTTGTTCAATTGAAGTATTCGTCGGTCGTCATGGTATCTTGATGCGCTTCCTTCGATAAGTCGAGGGTAAAGCCTGTCGCGAACGGCGATGTGCCTCTCGGATCGCCGTCTGCAAGTAACAAATATTTTAAATTGCTCAGCTCGAACTGGTCTTGCAGCGGACGCGCATCTCCTATTCAGTTGGCCGCGATTAAAGCATGTCCCAGAAATGTTGATCGACCTTTCTGTTATTTTGGACATCGGATATATCCGAGTTCTCACTTTTTAGACATCGGATATATCCGATGTCTCATGGATGAGAACATGCTCCAGCTTATTGATTTGGAGCATGTTCCTGTCGATCGGGTGATTCCACCCGATCGGAAAACGCTGTAGATGTGGCGCCAGCGGATGAACCGCTTACACGCGGAGGGACGTTTGACTTCAAATGGCGGGTCTCCCATGCAAACGCATGAGACTGTTTCGAGTTTCCGCAAAGTCGAAATTGGGTCGAATCGAAAATTTGGGCTCGCATTCGGCGGGCTTTTTTGTCTGGTAGCGCTGGTGCCGCTGATCCATCATGGCGCGCTGCGATGGTGGGCGCTTCCGATCGCGGCCGCTTTCGTGCTGCTTGCTTTTTTTGCGCCGCATTTGTTGGCCCCCTTGAACCGGCTATGGTTCGCACTTGGGCTTGCTTTGAACAAAATCGTGAGTCCAGTTCTCATGGGCGTGCTGTTCTTTGGCGCAGTGGTGCCGATCGGCTGGTTGCTGCGCAAGCAAGGCGAGGATCTTTTGGCTTTGAAGCGCGTCCCGGAAGCCGAGACTTATTGGATCGCACGAGATCCGCCGGGCCCGGTGCCGGGCACCATGACGAAGCAGTTTTGAGGGACCGTTCTATGTCGATTTTTGCCGAGCTTTTCGAGTTCTTGGGAACCCGAAAAAAATTCTGGTTATTGCCTTTGCTGGCGCTTTTCCTGGTCTTTGGCGGTCTGTTCGTCCTGAGCCAAGGCTCGGTCGTCGCCCCCTTCATCTATACTTTGTTCTGATCCGGTCCGGGATGCTCGTTCTCGGCATTTCCGCCTTTTACCATGATAGCGCCGCCGCGTTGATCCGCGACGGCGAGATCGTCGCTGCGGCTCAGGAAGAAAGATTCACGCGCAAGAAACAGGATCCGAGCTTTCCGAAAAATGCGATTCTCTTTTGTCTTGCGGCGGCCAATGTAAGCGGCGGCGAGATCGATCGAATCATCTTCTATGAAAAGCCCTTTCTGAAATTCGAGCGGCTCATCGAAACCTATCTCGCCTTCGCGCCGCGCGGCTTTACGTCGTTCCGCAAGGCCATGCCGCTATGGATCGGGGAAAAGCTGTTTCAGCGCGATCTCTTGCTGCGCGAGTTGAAGGCGCTCGATCCGGCGCTCGGCGACAAGACCAAACTCGGCTTCAGCGAACATCATTTTTCGCATGCGGCCTCCGCCTATTTTCCATCGCCCTTCGACTCGGCGCTCGTCTTGACGATGGATGGTGTCGGTGAATGGACGACGACGTCGGCTGCGATCGGCCGCGGCAATGATCTGCAGATCATCAAGGAGATCCGCTTCCCACATTCGCTCGGGCTTCTCTATTCGGCCTTCACTTATTACGCCGGATTCAAAGTCAATTCCGGGGAATATAAGGTCATGGGCCTGGCGCCCTATGGCGTGCCGAAATATGCGCGGATGATCCTCGACCATCTGATCGATGTAAAGCCCGACGGTTCGTTCAAGCTGAACCTCGATTATTTTTCCTTCTGCACCGGCCTGACAATGGTCGATCGGCGCTTCGACGCGCTTTTCGGAGTTGCGCCGCGTCGGCCCGACCAACCGCTCGAGCAGCGGCACATGGATTTCGCCGCGTCGATCCAGGCGGTGACGGAAGAGGTGGTGCTGCGGCTCACCCGTTCGCTGGCGGCGGAGACCGGCGAGAAAAATCTCTGCCTGGCCGGCGGCGTTGCGCTGAATTGCGTGGCCAATGGCAAGGTGCTGCGCGATGGTCGGTTCGATGCGATCTTCGTGCAACCGGCAGCCGGTGATGCCGGCGGCGCTTTGGGGGCAGCGCTCGCCGCCTATTATGAAGGGCCCAGCGAGAAAGGCCGCGGGCGGAGTGCCAAGCGGGCCGACGCCATGCGGGGCAGCTATCTCGGCCCCTCTTACACGCAGGACGATATAGAACGGCGGCTGCAAGCCGTCGGCGCTGTATATAGAACGGTCGATGACGCGTTGCTGATCGAAGAGACGGCCGCGGCGCTGGCCAATGGCCAAGCGGTCGGCTGGCATCAGGGTCGGATGGAGTTTGGACCACGCGCCCTCGGTGCGCGCTCAATTCTTGCCGATCCGCGTTCGCCGACGATGCAAAAACTGCTCAATCTCAAGGTCAAATATCGCGAGAGCTTCCGCCCCTTCGCGCCATCGGTCTTGCGCGAACGTGTCGCCGATTGGTTCGAGATCGACGTCGACTCGCCTTACATGCTGCTCGTCGCCGATGTGAAAGCCTCACACTGCCGCAAGATGACCGAAGAGGAGGAGGGACTTTTCGGCATAGACAAGCTGAATGTGCTGCGCGCCGACATTCCGGCTGTTACGCATGTCGATTATTCGGCCCGTATCCAGAC
The window above is part of the Methylovirgula sp. HY1 genome. Proteins encoded here:
- a CDS encoding SxtJ family membrane protein, giving the protein MQTHETVSSFRKVEIGSNRKFGLAFGGLFCLVALVPLIHHGALRWWALPIAAAFVLLAFFAPHLLAPLNRLWFALGLALNKIVSPVLMGVLFFGAVVPIGWLLRKQGEDLLALKRVPEAETYWIARDPPGPVPGTMTKQF
- a CDS encoding alpha-E domain-containing protein, with translation MLSRTADSLYWFARYMERADFLARIVEATRRLAALPNIYAGSGTEWESALEASGAAAGFRKIHSVVSEAEAVDYLTFAPDNPSSIRNCIELARTNARSIRTALTAEMWDVINSTWIELKRYEKSNIGRGRYDREESTYFLEFVKKASLDYDGSAHRTMLRNDSYWFSRVGLYIERADNTARILDVKYNILLPETESVGGSLDYFQWAAILRAVSALTAYHWVYRESLKPWLIADLLILRPEMPRSLIGCYENIVRFLDEIAQAYGARGPAQEHAHRVMTRLQNASTKEIFERGLHEFITAFVEDNTKLGTTICEQYLFN
- a CDS encoding carbamoyltransferase; this translates as MLVLGISAFYHDSAAALIRDGEIVAAAQEERFTRKKQDPSFPKNAILFCLAAANVSGGEIDRIIFYEKPFLKFERLIETYLAFAPRGFTSFRKAMPLWIGEKLFQRDLLLRELKALDPALGDKTKLGFSEHHFSHAASAYFPSPFDSALVLTMDGVGEWTTTSAAIGRGNDLQIIKEIRFPHSLGLLYSAFTYYAGFKVNSGEYKVMGLAPYGVPKYARMILDHLIDVKPDGSFKLNLDYFSFCTGLTMVDRRFDALFGVAPRRPDQPLEQRHMDFAASIQAVTEEVVLRLTRSLAAETGEKNLCLAGGVALNCVANGKVLRDGRFDAIFVQPAAGDAGGALGAALAAYYEGPSEKGRGRSAKRADAMRGSYLGPSYTQDDIERRLQAVGAVYRTVDDALLIEETAAALANGQAVGWHQGRMEFGPRALGARSILADPRSPTMQKLLNLKVKYRESFRPFAPSVLRERVADWFEIDVDSPYMLLVADVKASHCRKMTEEEEGLFGIDKLNVLRADIPAVTHVDYSARIQTVHKDTNPRYHALITQFEALTGCPVLVNTSFNVRGEPIVCTPEDAFACFMGTELDFLAVGNCILHKEEQNPGLARDYKHAFELD
- a CDS encoding DUF5989 family protein, encoding MSIFAELFEFLGTRKKFWLLPLLALFLVFGGLFVLSQGSVVAPFIYTLF